A single window of Syntrophotalea acetylenica DNA harbors:
- a CDS encoding GxxExxY protein → MVVDAALQLHRDLGPGLLESAYEAILSKMLEKRGLSVERQKPVPIQYQGVSLDEGFRLGLLVDGQLIVELKSVENIHPVHPKQLLTYLRLMNLPLGLLINFGASLLKNGLQRVANKHINFASSRLRVHQQEDQP, encoded by the coding sequence ATGGTAGTCGATGCGGCATTGCAACTTCACCGTGATCTCGGGCCGGGGTTGCTGGAATCGGCCTATGAGGCGATTCTGTCCAAAATGTTGGAAAAGCGTGGCCTGTCTGTCGAGAGGCAGAAGCCGGTTCCTATTCAGTATCAGGGTGTTTCACTCGATGAAGGTTTTAGGCTGGGTTTGCTGGTCGATGGTCAGCTGATCGTTGAGCTGAAATCAGTCGAAAACATCCACCCGGTTCATCCCAAACAGCTACTGACCTACCTGCGCCTGATGAACCTGCCCCTCGGACTGCTCATCAACTTTGGCGCATCACTTCTGAAGAATGGCCTGCAACGCGTCGCCAACAAACACATCAACTTCGCGTCTTCGCGCCTTCGCGTGCACCAACAGGAGGATCAGCCATGA
- a CDS encoding helix-turn-helix domain-containing protein, which translates to MIRQPENFPETVKEVRRQLALSQEELAHALGVSFATVNRWENGKTIPSKLAQRQFEQFCVQKKKKGELI; encoded by the coding sequence ATGATCCGCCAACCCGAAAACTTTCCTGAAACGGTCAAGGAGGTGCGGCGGCAGTTGGCGCTCTCCCAGGAGGAGTTGGCCCACGCCCTCGGGGTGAGCTTCGCCACGGTCAACCGCTGGGAGAACGGCAAAACCATTCCCTCGAAGCTGGCGCAGCGGCAGTTCGAGCAGTTTTGTGTGCAGAAAAAGAAAAAGGGGGAGCTAATCTAA
- a CDS encoding DUF6933 domain-containing protein, which produces MLHNDYKLWENMIAIQCTQKILKEVGQEFQGAIIPTVPLGCWHANLLILDRRKCVLFTNDKTRYSFLVPGLKKPDFKMLDEIFRQGLFRNLIRDGFSQEAIEKVLDEIREVVFTRTSSRSVLGTMNDMANIIKWTVLDEGGMLNVDVVEMNSKLNRMPLGPLDYKFAIDQVREALA; this is translated from the coding sequence GTGCTCCATAATGATTATAAGCTCTGGGAAAATATGATCGCTATACAGTGTACACAAAAGATCCTGAAGGAAGTAGGGCAGGAGTTCCAAGGAGCTATTATTCCAACAGTGCCCTTAGGTTGCTGGCACGCAAACCTGCTTATCCTCGATAGGCGAAAGTGCGTTCTCTTCACCAACGATAAAACCCGTTATTCCTTCCTGGTTCCTGGTCTTAAAAAGCCTGATTTTAAAATGCTTGATGAGATATTCCGCCAGGGCCTATTCAGAAATCTGATTCGTGATGGATTTTCTCAAGAGGCCATTGAGAAGGTGCTTGATGAGATTAGAGAAGTCGTCTTTACCAGGACCAGTAGTAGAAGTGTGCTTGGTACTATGAACGATATGGCTAATATCATCAAGTGGACTGTTCTTGATGAAGGTGGGATGCTTAACGTTGATGTCGTTGAAATGAACTCGAAACTGAACAGAATGCCGCTTGGTCCACTTGATTATAAATTTGCTATCGACCAGGTGCGGGAAGCTCTGGCTTAG
- a CDS encoding HIT family protein, producing MSEEPSRYITPAVSGCVFCPREITGRIVASCGTVFAIEDKYPASPGHLLIIPYRHTEDYFSLTTQERQHAEELLRTLKNKIEQEDHSVDGYNVGVNCGEVAGQTVMHAHIHLIPRHQGDTPDPRGGVRGCVPAKMRY from the coding sequence GTGAGTGAGGAACCATCTCGATATATAACTCCTGCTGTTTCCGGGTGCGTCTTCTGTCCTAGGGAGATAACGGGCAGAATAGTTGCCTCCTGTGGGACAGTGTTTGCCATAGAAGACAAATATCCAGCATCGCCAGGCCATCTGCTCATCATCCCCTATAGGCACACAGAAGACTATTTCTCGCTTACCACACAGGAGAGACAACATGCAGAAGAACTTCTACGTACTCTTAAGAACAAGATTGAGCAAGAAGACCATTCGGTTGATGGCTATAACGTAGGTGTGAACTGCGGAGAAGTAGCTGGCCAGACCGTTATGCATGCCCATATTCACCTGATACCGAGACACCAAGGGGATACACCTGATCCTAGAGGTGGGGTTCGGGGATGTGTTCCTGCAAAGATGCGATATTGA
- a CDS encoding nucleotide pyrophosphohydrolase, giving the protein MEKQRSLQDLADIVRIFCEARDWDQFHGPKDLAIGVITEASELLEHFRFQTDEQAMALLDNQQVKGDIEDELADVLFFLLRFSQRFEVDLTKALLRKIEKSEKKYPVEKAKGKNTKYTKL; this is encoded by the coding sequence ATGGAAAAGCAACGATCACTACAGGACTTAGCCGATATTGTCCGAATATTCTGCGAAGCCCGCGACTGGGATCAGTTCCACGGCCCTAAGGATCTGGCCATCGGTGTTATTACCGAGGCGTCGGAGTTGTTAGAGCATTTTCGCTTTCAAACGGACGAACAGGCGATGGCGTTGCTGGACAACCAGCAGGTCAAAGGTGATATTGAGGATGAGCTGGCCGATGTCCTCTTTTTCTTGCTGCGGTTTTCCCAAAGGTTTGAGGTTGATCTGACCAAAGCTCTACTTCGGAAGATCGAAAAGAGTGAGAAGAAATATCCTGTAGAAAAGGCGAAAGGGAAAAACACCAAGTACACGAAGTTGTAG
- a CDS encoding TnsA endonuclease N-terminal domain-containing protein — protein sequence MARAKVVDASLEFAFFHYLFQFYRSKKSEIRKHYRDLSKKFLDFNDPEHNPKAFLRQPQFEALEIYIFLKEFLGNAPVQDIFKDWHEKKNRFAERGEGGIVGFTAQGNLFDKITEDQYKAVFASMRKNARMYPNYIFALTMGTGKTILMATCIFYEFILANKWPKDKHYCHNALVFAPDKTVLYSLKEIQSFDMRKVVPPEYVNFLTSHIQFHYLEDAGTSLSVLDRSRFNVIVSNTQKIILKKQHKEKSAADKLFGSGKPTYKAGSVYDQAADLYDFDQPEDEGELTTNQRFEKLTRLEQLGIYVDEAHHAFGKVLAKDMGIGAQSNTSLRTTIDMLAASLEKAGTHVVACYNYTGTPYVGKDVLPEVVYAYGLQEAINKGYLKKVKLHGYSSTKTDDFVQIAVDDFLKATEGLKPEGMTPKFAFFGATIEEITSELRPAVERALSKHGIPASRILVNVGDDKLTTNDDIREFNRLDSVSSDKQFILLVNKGREGWNCRSLFGVALFREPKSKVFVLQATMRCLRSVGDVQYTGQVYLTNDNLGILNDELQQNFRITTSELESKGTGKEPVQVRVLKQEKITLKRIKKSYSLTEKELQEGIALLPERDDKQKWHELTEKYLLIHTIQEGLSPGKASTAPSKTEDLTERRQKVTFSELSLVAEISRYLNRSPLEIDDLLNRTKEKTEGLITLVNDFNELLYDVIIPRLFNELYNLDPIDEVIEHEVELIKAPPMEKGYYESSGKPDLIVRESDAAVQKYKEKSFHLDTYCFDSSPEKTLFWDLLMEGKVTKVYFTGMLTHGQSDFYIQYIDPESHTVRSYYPDFLLQKEDGSYVIVEVKGDNMIDDPIVQAKKEFARQIATASGMEYQIIKGSAASERQYRILL from the coding sequence ATGGCTAGGGCTAAGGTAGTCGATGCAAGCTTGGAGTTTGCTTTTTTTCACTATTTGTTCCAGTTCTACAGGAGCAAGAAAAGTGAAATTCGCAAACATTATCGCGACCTCTCCAAGAAGTTCTTAGACTTCAATGACCCCGAGCACAACCCCAAGGCGTTCCTGAGACAGCCACAGTTTGAAGCCTTAGAGATATACATCTTTCTTAAAGAGTTTCTTGGAAATGCCCCGGTGCAGGACATTTTTAAGGACTGGCACGAAAAGAAGAACCGGTTTGCGGAACGTGGAGAGGGGGGGATAGTAGGCTTTACTGCTCAGGGGAATTTGTTCGACAAGATCACGGAGGACCAGTACAAGGCTGTCTTTGCCAGCATGCGCAAGAACGCAAGGATGTACCCTAACTACATCTTTGCTCTTACTATGGGTACCGGTAAGACCATCCTGATGGCAACCTGCATCTTTTACGAGTTCATCCTTGCAAACAAGTGGCCGAAAGATAAGCACTATTGTCACAATGCGCTGGTCTTCGCTCCAGACAAGACAGTGCTCTACTCCTTGAAGGAGATTCAATCATTCGATATGAGGAAGGTTGTTCCTCCTGAGTATGTCAACTTTCTTACCTCCCATATTCAGTTTCATTACCTCGAAGACGCCGGCACCTCCCTTTCCGTGCTTGACCGCTCACGCTTTAATGTGATCGTATCCAACACCCAGAAGATCATCCTCAAGAAGCAGCACAAGGAAAAATCCGCAGCCGATAAGCTGTTCGGATCAGGCAAGCCGACCTATAAAGCAGGTTCTGTTTATGACCAGGCTGCTGATCTGTATGACTTTGACCAACCAGAAGATGAAGGTGAACTGACCACCAACCAGAGGTTTGAGAAGCTGACCCGGCTTGAGCAGTTGGGCATCTATGTTGATGAGGCTCATCATGCTTTCGGCAAGGTACTAGCTAAAGATATGGGTATTGGCGCACAGTCAAATACCAGCCTGAGAACCACCATTGATATGCTAGCCGCAAGCCTGGAGAAAGCAGGGACCCATGTCGTTGCATGCTACAACTACACAGGCACTCCCTACGTTGGTAAAGATGTATTGCCTGAAGTCGTGTATGCCTACGGACTACAGGAGGCTATCAATAAGGGGTATCTCAAAAAGGTTAAGTTGCATGGGTATTCCAGTACCAAAACTGACGATTTTGTTCAGATAGCCGTTGATGACTTTCTGAAAGCAACTGAGGGGCTTAAGCCAGAGGGTATGACACCTAAGTTCGCTTTCTTTGGTGCAACCATCGAAGAAATTACCTCTGAGCTTAGGCCAGCTGTAGAAAGAGCGCTCTCGAAGCACGGGATTCCGGCATCAAGAATACTGGTGAACGTTGGTGACGATAAGCTTACTACTAACGATGACATAAGGGAGTTCAACAGGCTTGATAGCGTCAGTTCGGATAAGCAGTTTATCTTACTTGTAAACAAGGGCCGGGAGGGATGGAACTGCCGCTCTCTCTTTGGGGTTGCCCTTTTCCGCGAACCAAAATCAAAGGTATTTGTGCTTCAGGCTACCATGCGCTGCTTACGCTCAGTAGGCGATGTACAGTACACCGGGCAAGTCTACTTGACCAACGATAACCTGGGCATTCTGAATGATGAGTTGCAGCAAAACTTCCGTATCACAACTAGCGAACTTGAGAGTAAGGGGACAGGTAAAGAGCCAGTACAAGTTAGGGTGCTCAAGCAGGAGAAGATAACCCTCAAGAGAATCAAAAAATCGTATAGCCTCACAGAGAAGGAACTACAGGAAGGGATTGCTCTTCTGCCGGAGCGTGATGATAAACAAAAATGGCATGAGCTAACGGAGAAGTATTTACTTATCCATACTATCCAAGAGGGTCTAAGCCCAGGCAAGGCCAGTACCGCACCAAGCAAGACAGAAGACTTGACCGAGCGAAGACAGAAGGTGACTTTCAGTGAACTCTCCTTGGTTGCCGAGATTTCAAGGTATCTCAATAGAAGCCCTCTGGAGATTGATGACCTCCTGAACCGCACAAAGGAAAAGACAGAGGGACTAATTACCCTTGTAAATGACTTCAATGAACTCCTTTACGATGTCATCATCCCCCGGCTTTTCAACGAGCTATACAACCTTGATCCGATTGATGAGGTGATAGAGCACGAAGTCGAACTCATCAAAGCACCACCCATGGAGAAGGGATATTACGAGTCTTCTGGAAAGCCAGATTTGATCGTCAGGGAATCAGATGCTGCGGTACAAAAGTACAAGGAAAAAAGCTTCCACCTCGACACCTACTGTTTCGATTCTAGCCCAGAAAAGACTCTCTTTTGGGATTTGCTCATGGAGGGTAAGGTTACCAAGGTTTACTTTACTGGGATGCTAACCCATGGGCAGTCTGACTTTTATATTCAGTATATAGACCCTGAATCTCACACCGTAAGGAGCTATTACCCTGACTTCCTCTTGCAGAAAGAGGACGGGAGTTACGTGATCGTAGAAGTTAAGGGCGACAACATGATTGACGATCCCATCGTTCAAGCCAAGAAGGAATTTGCTCGCCAGATAGCAACAGCAAGCGGAATGGAGTATCAAATTATTAAAGGAAGTGCTGCCAGCGAGAGGCAGTATAGGATCTTGTTATGA
- a CDS encoding HNH endonuclease codes for MEITTDMTIAAYGYAKTVLNGDVALKDALNELEEKYGMNRGSANDYIYNLRHMLKGERYTRTNNSEATEYFLQNILFDFGEEAFVNALMSVDKHIEYYKKAGNSKLPGIRKIYKKYLSLSKIVLMESHSWKIESLNSACKVLDKSAFRYNGTGIPIEIRPFFIYGQMSPPDSRPVTLLYAGQTYDAHIEIDNQPTPRTRLFWRADFESLLKQTFPQHHNLYSQDQQPDSDIILRFERVAGFERYQVSFACEVSEDTALGDIQSEELEEKGPQREGAIKEYFGKRYERNSVNRKEAIRIHGLTCNACGFNFEKVYGARGADFIEVHHLKPIHTFEEEQQVDPKTDLTTVCSNCHRMIHRDPDNVLSLEALKIILSSSRLAASE; via the coding sequence ATGGAAATCACTACAGATATGACAATTGCAGCGTATGGATATGCTAAAACTGTATTAAATGGGGATGTTGCGCTCAAGGACGCCTTAAACGAATTGGAAGAAAAGTATGGTATGAATAGAGGGTCTGCTAACGATTATATTTATAATCTTAGGCATATGTTGAAAGGAGAACGCTATACTAGGACCAATAATTCTGAAGCAACTGAGTATTTTCTACAAAATATACTTTTTGACTTTGGGGAAGAGGCCTTTGTTAATGCACTTATGTCAGTTGATAAGCACATTGAATATTATAAGAAGGCTGGCAATAGTAAACTTCCTGGGATAAGAAAAATCTATAAAAAATACTTGTCTTTGTCAAAAATTGTTCTAATGGAGAGCCACTCCTGGAAAATTGAAAGCCTTAACTCGGCTTGTAAGGTGCTCGACAAGTCTGCATTTAGGTACAATGGTACTGGTATACCAATTGAGATAAGGCCATTTTTTATTTATGGCCAAATGTCACCACCTGATAGCAGGCCGGTGACGCTTTTGTATGCAGGCCAAACGTATGATGCCCATATAGAGATTGACAATCAGCCGACACCGCGTACTCGCCTCTTTTGGCGAGCAGACTTTGAAAGCCTACTCAAGCAAACCTTCCCACAGCATCACAATCTTTATTCACAAGACCAACAACCTGATTCCGATATTATTTTGAGATTTGAGAGAGTAGCAGGGTTCGAAAGATACCAAGTATCGTTTGCTTGTGAAGTGTCGGAGGACACAGCTTTAGGTGATATCCAGTCTGAAGAGTTAGAGGAGAAAGGACCACAGCGAGAGGGCGCTATAAAAGAATACTTTGGCAAGCGATATGAACGTAATTCTGTTAACCGTAAGGAGGCCATTAGGATACATGGTCTTACCTGTAATGCCTGTGGATTCAATTTCGAGAAGGTATATGGGGCCAGAGGAGCGGATTTCATAGAAGTCCATCACCTAAAGCCAATCCACACTTTCGAGGAAGAACAACAGGTTGATCCCAAAACCGACCTCACCACTGTATGTTCCAACTGCCATAGGATGATCCATAGAGATCCTGACAATGTTCTCAGTTTAGAAGCCTTGAAAATAATCCTTTCTAGTTCCAGGCTGGCTGCCAGTGAGTGA
- a CDS encoding site-specific DNA-methyltransferase: protein MSQQGLGLEAKNNSNNVGEYKFEPIKGYPMLSWRGKRPFTSTQFYPAQKKEVYGEEVNGWLNKVFWGDNLQVMSHLLKEYRGKVDLVYIDPPFDSKAEYKKTITLKGKTSSSDTTVFEEKQYADIWSNDEYLQFMYERLVLIKEMMSEKGSILLHCDWHKAHQLRCMLDEIFGQSAFVNEIIWHYRKWTVKSRNFQRNHDTIYWYSKSKASERTFNMVEVQEASEGTLKRWKGMKQKAVFDEEGNRLATSVDEESTGAPLADVWQISIINPAAIERLDYPTQKPEQLIERIINHCSNEGELVFDCFMGSGTTQAVAMKTGRRFIGADINLGAIQTTTKRLVSVAKELSRQAIDGTDVKYTGFEVYNVNNYDVFRNPVEAKELLLDALEIQKLEMNSVYDGEKDGRMVKVMPVNRIATRADLTELIAGFDYKAFEARKMEKPNQPVEKILLVCMGHEPDLKAHLQKEVPFTLDVEIVDILRDKANLEFKRDSEAKVVIKGGGLVIEKFYPMNLLQKLSMQREAVTDWKELVESVMVDWNYDGAILQPSVVDIPSKNEMVIGSYKVPADAGTIRVKITDLLSESLELEIANG from the coding sequence ATGAGTCAGCAGGGACTAGGCTTAGAGGCGAAGAACAATAGCAATAATGTGGGTGAGTATAAGTTTGAGCCTATCAAGGGCTATCCCATGCTGAGCTGGCGTGGGAAGCGTCCTTTTACTTCTACTCAGTTCTACCCTGCGCAGAAGAAGGAAGTATATGGGGAAGAAGTCAACGGGTGGCTGAATAAGGTTTTCTGGGGTGACAACCTACAGGTAATGAGCCATCTGTTGAAGGAGTACCGGGGCAAGGTTGATCTTGTGTATATAGACCCACCTTTTGATTCAAAGGCTGAGTATAAAAAAACAATAACATTGAAGGGCAAAACTTCATCGTCGGACACTACAGTGTTTGAAGAAAAACAGTACGCCGACATCTGGAGTAATGATGAATATTTACAATTTATGTATGAAAGATTAGTTTTGATAAAGGAAATGATGTCTGAAAAAGGCTCTATCTTGCTTCATTGTGATTGGCACAAGGCACACCAACTAAGGTGTATGCTAGACGAAATATTTGGTCAATCTGCATTTGTTAATGAAATTATATGGCACTACCGTAAATGGACGGTAAAATCTAGGAACTTTCAAAGGAATCATGACACAATATACTGGTACTCAAAATCTAAGGCATCAGAACGTACTTTTAATATGGTGGAAGTTCAGGAGGCATCAGAAGGTACCCTTAAAAGATGGAAGGGCATGAAGCAGAAAGCTGTCTTTGATGAAGAAGGAAACCGACTTGCAACATCTGTTGATGAAGAGTCAACAGGTGCTCCACTCGCAGATGTCTGGCAAATATCCATTATAAACCCTGCTGCTATAGAGCGACTCGACTACCCAACTCAAAAACCCGAACAACTTATTGAGCGCATCATAAACCATTGCTCGAATGAGGGAGAACTTGTATTTGATTGTTTTATGGGTTCTGGTACCACTCAAGCAGTTGCAATGAAGACAGGCAGGCGTTTCATTGGGGCAGATATAAATTTGGGAGCGATCCAGACTACTACCAAGAGGCTTGTATCAGTTGCCAAGGAACTGAGCCGACAGGCCATTGATGGCACTGACGTTAAATATACCGGCTTTGAGGTCTACAACGTTAACAACTACGATGTGTTCCGCAATCCAGTTGAGGCAAAGGAGCTGCTGCTTGATGCTCTAGAGATTCAAAAGCTGGAAATGAACAGCGTCTATGATGGGGAGAAGGACGGGCGCATGGTAAAGGTGATGCCGGTCAACAGGATAGCAACCCGTGCTGATCTCACCGAGCTGATAGCAGGTTTTGACTATAAGGCGTTTGAGGCTAGGAAAATGGAGAAACCCAACCAGCCGGTTGAAAAGATACTCCTTGTCTGTATGGGGCATGAGCCGGACCTGAAGGCGCACTTACAGAAGGAGGTGCCCTTTACTCTTGACGTTGAAATAGTGGATATCCTGCGGGACAAGGCCAACCTGGAATTTAAGAGGGACTCAGAGGCGAAGGTGGTCATCAAAGGGGGGGGCTTGGTTATAGAGAAGTTCTACCCCATGAACTTGCTGCAAAAGCTCAGTATGCAAAGGGAGGCTGTCACTGACTGGAAAGAGCTGGTAGAGAGTGTCATGGTTGATTGGAACTATGACGGAGCCATCCTGCAACCCTCTGTTGTCGATATTCCTAGTAAAAATGAAATGGTGATCGGGAGCTATAAGGTGCCAGCTGATGCAGGGACTATCAGGGTGAAGATTACTGATCTTCTGTCGGAGTCTCTGGAATTGGAGATTGCCAATGGCTAG
- a CDS encoding nucleotidyltransferase family protein, with protein sequence MNRQRALALLRDSKTELQARFGVTRLALFGSTARDTASSGSDVDVLVAFDGQATSKRYFGVQFYLEDLLGCPVDLVTEKALRPEMRPYIEQERVNL encoded by the coding sequence ATGAACAGACAACGTGCCCTTGCCCTGCTGAGAGATAGCAAGACGGAGCTGCAGGCCCGTTTCGGCGTGACCCGGCTGGCCCTGTTCGGCTCCACCGCCCGTGATACGGCGAGTAGCGGCAGCGATGTCGATGTGCTGGTGGCTTTCGACGGCCAGGCCACCTCCAAGCGCTATTTTGGCGTGCAGTTTTACCTGGAGGACCTGCTCGGCTGTCCGGTCGACCTTGTCACCGAAAAGGCCCTGCGACCGGAGATGCGTCCCTATATCGAACAGGAGCGGGTCAACCTCTGA
- the mauJ gene encoding methylamine utilization protein MauJ, translated as MNPIIEFNGGKNVFIAGEIVKIKIVQSDGNDTVNLNISKVGEKNPSFKYGASANISDGNAFVNIKTENFEQGFYEIKHISSLLNANYGPENLINYFSEENFIRFPFKILPVPMLTGGVEDVLGQLIKVENDLEQDFLKGIYLTQPSKKSFTVFVFLNGVIISRKMRFEQFEILPFRGKGDKELIGLVNEFLSECTSLKISFNYSEELKDTISNDNPFCVVHFPYIFCNDEQEAYKYTVEESSILSEVISAHRGSLASVVSTIIYDNELKTSSMFTVRTPYRGNLLRGEIAGEDPFSIESILRGIKGNSLKRYFLSIYKEAVSERNIDFAYLRYWQLLETIAETKKFQTDEILHDFNGRPISHPDGSEVRLNTSRSKVYELIKQHRIGEKPLCPPQSLNDQTVTPTNLDLWTLVKLWLSMRNAAGHFGGFVYGDKFLKENFRDYSSCKKLFLAQGNNKYGYIFDYLKNTSWLILRNELSAP; from the coding sequence ATGAATCCTATCATAGAATTTAATGGTGGAAAGAATGTTTTTATTGCAGGTGAAATAGTAAAAATAAAGATAGTTCAAAGTGATGGTAACGATACTGTTAATCTAAATATATCAAAAGTAGGAGAAAAGAATCCAAGTTTTAAATATGGAGCATCTGCTAATATTTCTGACGGTAACGCTTTTGTGAATATCAAAACCGAAAACTTCGAACAAGGTTTTTATGAAATAAAACATATTTCTTCATTATTAAATGCAAATTATGGACCTGAAAATCTAATAAACTATTTCTCTGAAGAAAATTTTATAAGATTTCCATTTAAGATCTTGCCAGTTCCCATGTTAACGGGTGGAGTTGAAGATGTATTGGGTCAGTTAATTAAAGTTGAAAATGATTTAGAGCAAGATTTTTTAAAAGGTATATATCTTACCCAACCTAGTAAAAAGTCTTTTACCGTTTTTGTGTTTTTGAATGGTGTTATTATTTCAAGAAAAATGAGGTTTGAACAGTTTGAAATTTTACCGTTTAGGGGTAAGGGTGATAAAGAACTAATAGGTTTAGTCAATGAATTTTTATCTGAATGCACTAGCTTGAAAATATCCTTTAATTATAGTGAAGAACTTAAAGATACAATATCAAATGATAACCCATTCTGTGTAGTCCATTTTCCTTACATTTTCTGTAACGACGAACAAGAAGCATATAAATATACAGTAGAAGAGTCAAGTATATTGTCAGAGGTCATATCAGCTCATAGAGGAAGCCTTGCAAGCGTCGTGAGCACAATCATATATGACAACGAACTTAAAACCTCATCCATGTTTACTGTAAGAACTCCTTATCGAGGCAATCTACTTAGAGGGGAAATTGCAGGAGAAGACCCTTTTTCTATTGAATCCATTCTAAGAGGAATAAAGGGTAATAGCTTGAAAAGGTATTTTCTCTCTATATACAAAGAAGCTGTATCGGAAAGAAACATTGATTTTGCTTATTTGAGATATTGGCAACTACTAGAAACCATAGCTGAAACAAAGAAATTTCAAACTGATGAGATACTGCATGATTTTAATGGAAGGCCTATTAGTCACCCAGACGGATCAGAGGTTAGATTGAATACCTCTCGGTCCAAGGTTTATGAATTAATAAAACAACATAGAATAGGGGAGAAACCTTTATGTCCTCCTCAATCCCTAAATGATCAGACTGTAACTCCCACTAATCTGGATTTGTGGACATTAGTTAAGCTTTGGCTTTCCATGAGAAATGCTGCTGGACATTTTGGTGGTTTTGTATATGGAGATAAATTTCTAAAAGAAAACTTCAGAGATTATTCTAGTTGCAAAAAATTATTTCTTGCTCAAGGTAATAACAAGTACGGATATATTTTCGATTATCTTAAGAATACATCTTGGTTGATTTTAAGGAATGAGTTGAGTGCTCCATAA
- a CDS encoding restriction endonuclease, which produces MATQVFAFAKIVEKSERHKVYKEIKKGKSRFGMWEQTKSLREEYHGKNGFLLRIKEGDWIVHVNMPDYGKCVAVQAVGGYDFDDGIQCSWGTDFCNYIPVDIYSIVEFDRNDPNVITSVNLAPMRRGQRILEVSDFLQSINNLKNNIHSDNKEELKGLIHLKEKISQRLLPEVTKYIHKMNKSKEFERFLKRIFDGMPNTVSVANGFGWGTDYGADLIIDFKNPIIGINLTSKIVVQVKSYIGDHNDLNAVDQIVDGIQKYQADGGLLITTGNKTEKLEDYLQKRSEEIGKTIDLIAGPDVAKFVIRYAPDVLIGNN; this is translated from the coding sequence ATGGCTACACAAGTATTTGCTTTTGCAAAGATTGTCGAGAAGTCAGAACGACACAAGGTGTATAAGGAAATAAAAAAGGGAAAATCTCGATTTGGGATGTGGGAACAAACTAAGTCCTTGAGGGAAGAATATCACGGAAAGAATGGTTTTCTTTTACGAATTAAAGAAGGAGATTGGATTGTCCATGTAAATATGCCTGACTATGGGAAATGTGTAGCTGTCCAAGCGGTAGGTGGTTATGATTTTGATGATGGGATTCAGTGTTCTTGGGGAACTGATTTTTGCAATTACATTCCTGTTGATATTTATTCCATTGTTGAGTTCGACAGGAATGATCCTAACGTAATTACCTCTGTGAACCTTGCTCCGATGAGAAGAGGTCAGCGCATACTAGAAGTCAGTGATTTTCTTCAAAGTATTAATAATCTTAAAAACAATATTCATTCTGATAATAAAGAAGAATTAAAAGGACTAATCCACCTCAAGGAAAAAATTTCACAAAGACTTTTGCCGGAGGTAACCAAATATATACATAAAATGAATAAGAGCAAGGAATTTGAAAGGTTTCTCAAAAGAATTTTTGACGGAATGCCAAATACGGTATCCGTAGCAAATGGCTTCGGTTGGGGTACTGATTATGGGGCTGATCTTATAATTGACTTTAAAAATCCCATAATTGGTATAAATTTGACCTCTAAAATAGTTGTACAAGTTAAATCGTATATTGGAGATCATAATGATTTAAATGCTGTTGATCAAATAGTAGATGGAATCCAAAAGTACCAAGCTGATGGAGGTCTCCTAATCACAACAGGGAATAAGACGGAGAAATTAGAAGACTATCTTCAAAAAAGATCTGAGGAAATTGGGAAAACTATAGATTTAATTGCTGGACCAGATGTTGCGAAGTTTGTCATTCGCTATGCCCCTGATGTCCTCATAGGCAATAATTGA